From the Acidobacteriota bacterium genome, the window CTCTCCTATGCTAAAAGCTGGCAAAACGAGTTTCACTTTTTGATTGATCGCCAGTTCAAGCAGTTCTAGGCAAGCGGCATGCTCTTCTCGCCAAAATGCAAGTTCGAGAACGAAGTTTGATTCGACATAAAGAATCATGCAGCGGCTTGAGTAATGATTGAGCCATCACGAATGGCTTGGTAAAGCCCAGATTCCAACATCCATTGTTGTCCAGGAAGAGCTGTTTCCGGCGTCAAATCAGAAATCATTACTAAAGTGAGCCAAGAACTTACCAGCATCTCTAACCCGTAATCGCTGATCTTTTCGAGAGAGATGGAAGAATCTTTTAGTAACTCGGCCAACACTTGCTCGGCTGGCACACTGTAATCAGGTGGCGATTGCCCATTCGCAGTTTCCGCGTTCTTCCACAAATGAAAGGAGTCAGACAATGCCAGCAAAAAAAACGGGGATGGGCCAATAACTGAATGAGCCAGCAAATTGCGCCTCATTTCAGTAACCCAATTTGGAGATGCGCCCACTTTGTTTTTCACTTCAACAAGAAGTTTCAGTTTATGGTCTGCCCCATAAATTGCTATATCTGGCCTCATCTTAAAACTCCTTTTGTACCGATAAATTCGTCTGGAGAAATCATAAGCCCTGACGATGGAAACACGAAGTATGAAAGCTATCCCTGCACAGAATACCCGCCATCCACCGGAATTGCAGTACCTGTAATGAAATCCGAAGCCGGGCTGGAAAGAAAAACCGCGATGCCTGCAAAGTCTTCGGTAATGCCCCAGCGACCAACCGGCGTGCGTTCCAGCACGCGTTCGTGCAAGCCTTTGACTTGTTGGCGCGCTTGGCGAGTCAGGTCAGTATCAATCCATCCGGGCAGCACGGCGTTGACTTGAATGTTGTCTTTGGCCCAGGCGGTCGCCAGGCCTTTGGTCATCTGGACGATGCCGCCTTTGCTGGCAGCGTAAGGAACGGCGAACGAAGCGCCAAAGATGGACATCATCGAACCGATGTTGATGATTTTGCCGCCGCCCGCGCGTTTCATTTCCGGGTAAGCCGCCTGCGCGCACACGAACGCGCTGGTCAGGTTGGTATCCAACACTTCGTGCCATTCAGCCAAGCTGTATTCCGTTGGTTGTTTGCGGATGTTCGTGCCTGCGTTGTTGACCAGAATGTCCAAGCGGCCAAAGCGTTCGACCGCAGCGGCGATCATTGCCCTGCAAGAAGCTTCGTCGGTGACGTTGACTTCGACAGAGGCGGCTTTGGTTCCGAGCGATTCGAGTTCGTCAACGGCGGTGGAGTTCTTTTCCGCATTGCGGCCCGCGACGACAACCGCCGCGCCTGCATTCGCCAGCCCGCGAGCCATGCCAAGTCCGATACCTCCGTTGCCTCCAGTGATGATGGCGACGCGGCCTGATAGATCAAATGGATTCATGAAACGAGTTCTCCTGAGAAGTAGCGCAACCAGCCATGGTTGCGCCGGATTTCGATTCGAGCTGCTGAAGTAACGCGGCAACCATGGCTGGTTGCGCTACTTTTGCATCATTTGCCGTCCACGGTTATCTACGTTGACTTCCAACGCACGCGCTTTGGCGCCTTTGGGTTCAATGCGCCGAACCATCTCTTCAGCGATGGCCTCACCATTGTCGGTAACAAAGGCGATCATCGTCGAACCGGCTCCGCTGATGGCAACACCAAGCAAGCCTGGAAATTTGTGCGTTTCTTCGTTCAGGTGCAGCACTTCGGAAATGCCCGGAGCCAGCGGCGCGCGATACGGTTGATGCAATCGGTCGCGCAACGCTTCGTTGATCAGATCGAAGCGTTTTTCCGCCAGCGCAGCTTGCAACAGCGCGGCGCGCTGCAAGTTGTAAATCGCGTCGTGCCGCGTGGTCATTTGCGGCAATACGGCGCGCATTTTGGCAGTTTCCATTTCAAAGTCCGGAATGCAGAGCACGATTTTGACTTCTTCCGGCCAGTGCCGCTTGACCGCCAACAACGATCGGCGTTCGTTGCCCGCGTAATCGGTTCGCTCTTTGACGACCGCGACGACCAAACCGCCCAGCGTGCTCGGAGCCAGATTGTCTCCG encodes:
- a CDS encoding glucose 1-dehydrogenase, translated to MNPFDLSGRVAIITGGNGGIGLGMARGLANAGAAVVVAGRNAEKNSTAVDELESLGTKAASVEVNVTDEASCRAMIAAAVERFGRLDILVNNAGTNIRKQPTEYSLAEWHEVLDTNLTSAFVCAQAAYPEMKRAGGGKIINIGSMMSIFGASFAVPYAASKGGIVQMTKGLATAWAKDNIQVNAVLPGWIDTDLTRQARQQVKGLHERVLERTPVGRWGITEDFAGIAVFLSSPASDFITGTAIPVDGGYSVQG
- the thrB gene encoding homoserine kinase, producing MPKTEIIVPASTSNLGASFDTCGLALSLYLRLEVEPLNDRFEILPTGEGAEKVPLDESNLMLRAALFAAEARRQKLSGARIRVDSQIPLARGLGSSSSAIIAGLSIYEALSGDTLDQADFFDFALNFEGHGDNLAPSTLGGLVVAVVKERTDYAGNERRSLLAVKRHWPEEVKIVLCIPDFEMETAKMRAVLPQMTTRHDAIYNLQRAALLQAALAEKRFDLINEALRDRLHQPYRAPLAPGISEVLHLNEETHKFPGLLGVAISGAGSTMIAFVTDNGEAIAEEMVRRIEPKGAKARALEVNVDNRGRQMMQK